In the genome of Raphanus sativus cultivar WK10039 chromosome 9, ASM80110v3, whole genome shotgun sequence, the window TAATTAACTGATAGAAAGAACTCACAGTATTGTTCACTGCCTCGGCTGCAAGAACATCACTGTCCATTTCCACCTCAATCTCAATCATTGATGATATCTAAACACAAGTCAAATAGAAAATGATAACAATTCTTGTTAATCAACCACAGCATGAACTTACATTCTAAAGATCTACTCTTTCGTTTACTTACTCTAGCATAGCTATCGATCAGCTCAATCCTTCCCTTTATGGAGTTTTCCAGACTTTCTCGTACCTTCTTTACTCTTGCTCTTCGCGTACTAAATTCCAGTATGATAACACATGTTATGCTACTTATTGTCTTTGTTAAACAATTCCCAGATGATGAGTTTAGAATGATCTGAGATGGGCCTTACCGGTAAGCTGGCTCTCCCACGgctaatattttgttttcgaGCTGGCACATTCGAGCCAACATCCACACCTAAAATGGACACACACAAGTTtcgttatgtttttttttctaagtcgCATGCTGTGTGTGTTTCAAAAGGTTGACAAGTCTGTATCATTAACTAAATACCTCTTTCTCAGTTGCTTCTTTTAGATCTCCAATGCGACGCTGGAGCACATCATATTGAGATAAAAGTTGCTGCTTGATACCGACCACATCCACTGTCCTTTCAGGGAGCTGAAACCGTGAAATGGATCATGAAAAATTCATCCCCAAGATGCCAGCACACATGTTCTCTTAATGCAAGTAGCCAACAGATACCTGATTTAGCTGAGGAAGGACAAAGGAATTAAGGGTTGCTCCCACTGCCAGTGACGTAACAGCAGCAACTGAGAGTAACTGAGGCAAACTGGGATCAATAATCCCAGAAGCAGCATCTCCGGTAGCCAAAACAGCAAGGAGAGGAATAAGAAACGAGGGCTGAAAGGATTTATCTCCTTCTTTACTGGGAGGTCTTAGCAAAGGCGATTCTCGCCCGTCCTTGTGCTTTGTGAGGCTCATGGGTTCTCCAGGGTAAAGGTTTGGAGATTTGGGGGTAAACTTGAAAGGTCCCACTTGTCTGTAAACATCTGATGGAGCAGCAGATGCAATTGTCACTCTTTCTCCTTCTTGCGCAGGGAGCTCGGCTGTCTCAGTGGCAAACCTGTGCGTTCGAGCTGTACCTGAAGGAGTTTGTACCTGAAAATCCAATGCAACGGTTACATTACCTGCtgtatccaatttttttattcctttgaaaaaaaaactgatgggGATTTTACCACAATGGAGTGCACAGAAGATGTGATTTTGTTCTTGTTTATCTGGATGAGTCTGAGCCCCTTTTCCCACAGAGGAATGTCTTTGCTGCGTTCGGCAGATTGAGCTCCTTAGAAAAAGTGAATATCTCAGCATCAACACCACACACATTTCAATCTTTTTTCCGGTCAAATTACCTAATCAACTCTCTAAAACCAAAACAAGCCCCAGAGCTAtgtaaaagaaaacagaaagatATTGAAAGAGAACTAACCCGAGCTCTTCTGATTCTATGCTGGTTATATCACCAGAGAAAAGCTCGTATTGGTATCGGCATTTAGCACAGGAGACAATCTAGAGAGACATACTCAGAGAAAAGCTggtattattttctaaaaaaaaaaaagatcagatAGAGATCATGATTACCTGAACTCCATGCTGGGGTTGTGCAACAGCAATGGCAATCAAACAGGTTGGACACCTCACCACTTTACCAAAGGGAACCTAATATCAATACCAATATATATCATGCTTAAAAACATCACCCATGAATGAACCCTAGCCTACCTAATGGAATCATAACTAGTATATTACCTCCTCAGCAGGGGAGATTCCAACACGGCAAATATCTCCGATGATCTTTAGAGAATCAGAAACCCTCAAGGAAGCAGCAAGACCATTGACCAACATCGTGTAGACCTCTACATCAGGCCTTGACCATCTCCATCGATCAACTTCACTCCCACCtaccaaacacacacacaatcaCACTCCTAAACTCGCTTACTCAATCAATACAGTCATTCTCTTGCTGAATTTTGGAAAAAAGTGAGATGAGATAACCTAAATCGAAACTCCCTCGCATGGCGTAGAAAATAGACAACGCAAGCTCCACATTGCCGCGGCTCACAGCAGCGGATATTATCGAGCGGCAATCTTCGATTCCAACTACTCCGCCGCGATTTGGTCCGAGCCGATCACCGATCACCTCGAGCGCTTCGTCCGCATCTCCAACGGCGGATATACTGCTCACAAGCTCGTCGTCGAGAAGTGACGACGAGGAAGGCGTTTCCGAAACATCCGCCGAGGCGCCAGCTCTGTATCTGTTTCGATATCCATAGGACGAATGCAGAATCGGTCGTCGATCAGTACCGGCCGGTTTGTTCCCGTGAGTGAAGAGAATAGAGCGAAGGAGAGAATGAGTCTCGTGACGGTTAGGTGTGCGATATATTCCGGATAATACGGAAGAAACTAACTGACTGCTCATTGTTAATGATCGGAAaattaaaaggaagagaaagtCACCGGCGGAGGAGCATCGGCGGTTGTTTTCTACACTTGGATGAGGAACGAGAGGCTGAGAAAGAGGGAAGGAGAGAGACCAACGGTCTCAtatgactttttattttatatctctaTCTGTTTCTTAGTTTGATTCTGCGCCGTTGATTTTTCTATAAAGGCAATAAGGAAGAATCCGACGGTTGATTCATGGGAAATGCtttattaaatcaaaaattaattaaccgattaaaatataatatggaGGTGCGGGGAATCGAACCCCGTGCCTCTCGCATGCGaagcgagcgctctaccatATGAGCTACACCCCCGATTTTGGTTAATTATCTAAACGTATCCTATTTCTACCTAATGTAATAATAAAAGCAATCACATTAATGGTATGTTTCTTGATAGATTAAagatcttagtatatatatggTACGATATCGACCTCGAGTCTAGTCTATCTAACAACATAAACTGAtacaaaaatgttaattttataatctCTAGTCACCGTGATTAAACAAAATGCAATATAGATTCCGATGATCATCATAAACTcatcatatattttatctttAGCATCctcatctatccatctcttGGACTTCAGGGCACTCCATGATGCTCTCTAAAGACGGTTCCCACGCCATCGATGATGATAACGATGATGATGGTTTTATGATCCTCTTCTCTAGCTCTACCATAACATCCTTTGTCATCATCAAGTTTCCATCATGATTCCTATTCATCTGAAGCAAAAACATATCCAATTCATGTCTTGTAAGTACTATCTTCACCTTCGTTCCACCTTGACgtccatcttcatcatcatcaccatcaagtTTGAATAACTCTTTTGTCTTTTCTCTTACCTCTATctttccttcttctccttctccttgcATCCACCTCTCCATGCAGTTCCCCATTATTAccaaatcaagaaaaaaaatgacaaaTCTCAAGGAAATAAACAAACGTacttgtttctctttttctttgacAATAGGTGATTGCCATGAGTGTGAAAACACCTGTTATATATAGAGGGTCAAATAATTTAATACAATCAAATCTTCTTACTGATTTGTCTTTAAAAGCCTTTAAATTTTCCCAACGACCCTCATTATTACTATTAGCGACAATGACATATTTGAGAatttaaaactcaaaatatataatgaagaACTTGTACATTTAAAactcaatttttaatattgGAGCCTAcatatttgtttctttcaattataaaatctttttgtttgtttgtttgtttgttttaattttagatatataaaatttaaataaacacTGCATTTAACGTATCGACATGTTGATCAATCAATTGGGCCATAGAATGATAAAAAAgtgataaataaatatgatacttgactgtttttaattaaataatgagaaattgccaaaaatatcattttcatagtaccacttttcatgtttacactaaccacttttaccactacttttaatgaagggtttagatttgaaggtttaggatttagggtttagatttgatgttttatagtttaaggtatatagtttagggtttagagttgaggatttagggtttagagttgaggatttagggtttatagtttagactttagggtttagggtttaggatattgaattcagggtatatagtttagggtttagggtttagagttgaagattttaggtttagggtttagaattagaggtttaggatttagaattcgggattagaattttgaaaagcatataaaaacaaagatatatgagtttttaccatttcaataaataaggtatttttgaaaatgtgtctttagtagtggtaaagatgaataatggtaccttgaaagtggtatttttgaaaattccccttaaATAATTCTCACTAAAAAGACAACCGTCACAAAAGGACAACCGTTAGGTTAACGTCAATATCAACCGTTCGGAACCTGTTGCCCGACAGTGTCACGGACACTACGCAAAGACTTTTGAGACGCAGCTTGTAATATAGGtttaaatctttttgttttaatttgaacCCAATAGTGTTTAAAGAGCAAGAATTTATAATTCAAACCCATAGACTTTTTTGATGACTTTTGGGGCAGTGTGAAAATCCGATCACATGCTTGGACCAAATGTGAACACTAAAATATCCTCTGAAATTTACATGCAAGCACCGAACATTAAAAGAAAACTGTGtgtgtttgacaaaaaaaaaagtttgaccaaaaaaaaaaagaagaaaactgtGTGTTTACTATGtacaaaattgaaatttatGATGCCCATCTCCCTGATATAGTGTTTCTAGTcgatttaatattttgttcttGCAAGTTTTCACTATTAATAactcaactagattttgacccgcgcttcgaaagcgcgggtattatttttcacttttataaaatatattatttgtttgtaattattgaattatttattttaataaaattttctttataataaattcgacataaAGTGTCTAtgataaactatgtatttatttagtttttttattcgctcttcaatcaacatatttatttggcttgttgttaaaataaatgattatactttgatctctgcacctccgcggatgtatatttttaaaaatatgatgatatttgtttttcatgtaattattaggatttggcaaaatgaatccgaggaacagaactgataccaatccgtaaatatagtaccaaatctgaacataaattgattaaatattcgaattattcaaaattttgttagttagagaaccgaatcggatccgaaccgaagtattcgtgtacctgaatttatctaaaaatagatttatatatttatatatatattatttttgtattttgatgtatataaaacatcaagaatgatacctttaaattactttaaaatacttgaaaatatatatagatagtcaaaaacaaatatctgaaatagttaaagtatattcaaatcaccaaaaaatacttaaaataattattgatttcgtatccaaatttttaaatcataccaattgatatgttaagcttaggtattctgacatatgttatttaaatttataggtaatatattactttatttatagattttgagaaattttaaatatatagtgatttaaaactttaaaaataatttaaatatgttatccaaacccaaaccaaacccgtaaagatccgaatcaaactcaaacaaaaatttagaaacatcgtaataggactgaaatatttgagctcgaaaacccgaaacgcaaactgatcagaaccaaacccgtatggatgtctgaaaacccatccttagtcattattatatatcgtataatttcatcatataattaatcatattttatatgtaccatcatataagtaatgatataattaatacttatttaatatgtatcatcatataaataattacatatattatattttaaaattttaatatgaaatataaaaaccataatttgaattggtatttcaaattggcttttgtattgtatttttcttatatatattgacaacattcttttataatggacttaataacttaagcccattattttttctatttaatactactatctttgtttccaaacaaattttttttttaaaagactacaatccatgtttccaaacacaccaaatttttttaatactcttatccaagtatccaaacacaccgaatttgtacttcagctttaataagatagattacaAACATACAAATGTATATCGATCCCATAGACCACACCGGAAATTAGTTAAATGTGGGGAGACAAGTGCAAGATTTTAGGTATGACTTTCAGGACATGGTCTAATAATTAAATAGCCTGATGTCATACGTGTAAACTGTAAAGTAAACTCGtgagaaataattaataaaaatgggCTATAAGTAATTTATGGGCCTAAACTGAATTTTGATCTAGAATAAAAATAGCATAgtagaacatttataaattaatattcaataaattaataaatttgatcaGTTTGAGTTTAGGTCAGTTCAAATTTTGacaaaaattgataaaataataaaataataatttattttagaaaattctatacaaatatatgatttc includes:
- the LOC108825907 gene encoding uncharacterized protein LOC108825907, producing MGNCMERWMQGEGEEGKIEVREKTKELFKLDGDDDEDGRQGGTKVKIVLTRHELDMFLLQMNRNHDGNLMMTKDVMVELEKRIIKPSSSLSSSMAWEPSLESIMECPEVQEMDR
- the LOC108827892 gene encoding uncharacterized protein LOC108827892, whose translation is MSSQLVSSVLSGIYRTPNRHETHSLLRSILFTHGNKPAGTDRRPILHSSYGYRNRYRAGASADVSETPSSSSLLDDELVSSISAVGDADEALEVIGDRLGPNRGGVVGIEDCRSIISAAVSRGNVELALSIFYAMRGSFDLGGSEVDRWRWSRPDVEVYTMLVNGLAASLRVSDSLKIIGDICRVGISPAEEVPFGKVVRCPTCLIAIAVAQPQHGVQIVSCAKCRYQYELFSGDITSIESEELGKDIPLWEKGLRLIQINKNKITSSVHSIVVQTPSGTARTHRFATETAELPAQEGERVTIASAAPSDVYRQVGPFKFTPKSPNLYPGEPMSLTKHKDGRESPLLRPPSKEGDKSFQPSFLIPLLAVLATGDAASGIIDPSLPQLLSVAAVTSLAVGATLNSFVLPQLNQLPERTVDVVGIKQQLLSQYDVLQRRIGDLKEATEKEVWMLARMCQLENKILAVGEPAYRTRRARVKKVRESLENSIKGRIELIDSYARISSMIEIEVEMDSDVLAAEAVNNTENIAQQIEQIMELENLEEKWKLQAEANDEAERLLSSQP